A single window of Achromobacter xylosoxidans DNA harbors:
- a CDS encoding 4-aminobutyrate--2-oxoglutarate transaminase — translation MKNQDLNTRRSLATPRGVGVMCDFYAVRAENATLWDADGKEYIDFAGGIAVLNTGHLHPKVKAAVSAQLDNFTHTAYQIVPYEGYVSLAERINRLAPIDGLKKSAFFTTGVEAVENAVKIARSATGRSGVIAFSGSFHGRTMLGMALTGKVAPYKLSFGPMPGDIYHVPFPNGTQSITVADSLKALDLLFKVDIDPKRVAAIIIEPVQGEGGFNITPPELMTALRKICDEHGILLIADEVQTGFGRTGKLFAMEHHSVQADLITMAKSLGGGFPISGVVGRADVMDGPAAGGLGGTYAGNPLAVAAAHAVLDVIAEEKLCERAVQLGDKLRARLEGLRAKVPGIADVRGLGSMVALELNDANGKPDAEAVKKVQARAIAQGLILLSCGVYGNVLRFLYPLTIPDAQFDRALDILAESLAA, via the coding sequence ATGAAGAATCAGGACCTGAATACCCGCCGTTCCCTGGCCACGCCGCGCGGCGTCGGCGTCATGTGTGATTTCTACGCCGTGCGCGCCGAGAACGCCACGCTGTGGGATGCCGACGGCAAGGAATACATCGATTTCGCGGGCGGCATCGCGGTGCTGAACACCGGCCACCTGCACCCCAAGGTCAAGGCCGCCGTCAGCGCCCAGCTCGACAACTTCACCCACACGGCCTACCAGATCGTGCCGTACGAAGGCTATGTGTCGCTGGCCGAGCGCATCAACCGCCTGGCCCCGATCGACGGCCTGAAGAAGTCGGCCTTCTTCACCACCGGCGTCGAAGCCGTCGAAAACGCCGTCAAGATCGCGCGCTCGGCCACCGGCCGTTCGGGCGTCATCGCCTTCTCGGGCTCGTTCCACGGCCGCACCATGCTGGGCATGGCGCTGACCGGCAAGGTCGCCCCCTACAAGCTGTCGTTCGGCCCGATGCCGGGCGACATCTACCACGTGCCGTTCCCCAACGGCACCCAGTCCATCACCGTGGCCGACTCGCTCAAGGCGCTGGACCTGCTGTTCAAGGTCGACATCGATCCCAAGCGCGTCGCCGCGATCATCATCGAACCGGTGCAGGGCGAAGGCGGCTTCAACATCACCCCGCCCGAACTGATGACGGCGCTGCGCAAGATCTGCGACGAGCACGGCATCCTGCTGATCGCCGACGAAGTGCAGACCGGCTTCGGCCGCACCGGCAAGCTGTTCGCCATGGAGCACCATTCGGTGCAGGCCGACCTGATCACCATGGCCAAGAGCCTGGGCGGCGGCTTCCCGATCTCGGGCGTGGTCGGCCGCGCCGACGTCATGGACGGCCCGGCCGCCGGCGGCCTGGGCGGCACCTACGCCGGCAACCCGCTGGCGGTGGCCGCGGCCCACGCCGTGCTGGACGTGATCGCCGAGGAAAAGCTGTGCGAGCGCGCCGTGCAACTGGGCGACAAGCTGCGCGCCCGCCTCGAGGGCCTGCGCGCCAAGGTGCCGGGCATCGCCGACGTGCGCGGCCTGGGTTCGATGGTGGCGCTGGAACTGAACGACGCCAACGGCAAGCCCGATGCCGAGGCGGTCAAGAAGGTGCAGGCCCGCGCCATCGCGCAAGGCCTGATCTTGCTAAGCTGCGGCGTGTACGGCAACGTCCTGCGCTTCCTGTACCCCTTGACCATTCCCGACGCCCAGTTCGACCGCGCGCTGGACATCCTGGCCGAGTCGCTGGCCGCCTAA
- a CDS encoding NAD-dependent succinate-semialdehyde dehydrogenase — MTSLTHPLSRPELLRDACYIDGKWVSAGNGPSIPVDNPSTGKTIVSVPKLGRKETEQAIASAEAALPAWSAKTGKERAAILLKWAQLMMQNQQDLAAIMTSEQGKPVTEAAGEIAYAASFLEWFAEEAKRIDGDVLQSPKAGQRLLALKQPIGVTAAITPWNFPAAMITRKVGPALAAGCTMVVKPAQQTPLTALALAVLAEEAGVPAGVFHVITGSSREIGAALCESDVVRKLSFTGSTEVGRTLMEQCAPTIKKLSLELGGNAPFIVFDDADLDRAVDGILASKYRNAGQTCVCANRIYVQAGVYEEIAKRLVAKVNAMKVGDGFEDGVTQGPLIDANAIEKVQEHIADATAHGAKVIAGGKPHALGGTFFEPTVVRDVTQSMRFATEETFGPVAPLFRFESEEEVIGMANDTIFGLAAYFFTRDYARIWRVSEALEYGIVGINTGLISNEVGPFGGVKQSGLGREGSKYGIEEYLEIKYLCVDLGA, encoded by the coding sequence ATGACGTCATTGACCCATCCCCTGTCGCGCCCGGAACTGCTGCGCGACGCCTGCTACATCGACGGCAAGTGGGTATCCGCCGGCAACGGCCCGTCCATTCCCGTGGACAATCCTTCCACCGGCAAGACCATCGTGTCGGTGCCCAAGCTGGGCCGCAAGGAGACCGAGCAGGCCATCGCCAGCGCCGAGGCCGCCCTGCCCGCCTGGAGCGCCAAGACCGGCAAGGAACGCGCCGCGATCCTGCTGAAGTGGGCCCAGCTGATGATGCAGAACCAGCAGGACCTGGCCGCCATCATGACCTCGGAACAGGGCAAGCCCGTGACCGAGGCCGCCGGCGAAATCGCCTACGCCGCCTCGTTCCTGGAATGGTTCGCCGAGGAAGCCAAGCGCATCGACGGCGACGTGCTGCAAAGCCCCAAGGCCGGCCAGCGCCTGCTGGCCCTGAAGCAGCCGATCGGCGTCACCGCCGCCATCACGCCGTGGAACTTCCCCGCCGCCATGATCACCCGCAAGGTCGGCCCGGCCCTGGCCGCCGGCTGCACCATGGTGGTCAAGCCCGCCCAGCAGACGCCGCTGACCGCGCTGGCGCTGGCGGTGCTGGCCGAAGAGGCCGGCGTGCCGGCCGGCGTGTTCCACGTCATCACCGGCAGCTCGCGCGAGATCGGCGCGGCGCTGTGCGAAAGCGACGTGGTGCGCAAGCTGAGCTTCACCGGTTCGACCGAAGTCGGCCGCACGCTGATGGAGCAATGCGCCCCCACCATCAAGAAGCTGTCGCTGGAACTGGGGGGCAACGCGCCCTTCATCGTGTTCGACGACGCCGACCTGGACCGCGCGGTCGACGGCATCCTGGCCTCCAAGTATCGCAACGCCGGCCAGACCTGCGTCTGCGCCAACCGCATCTACGTGCAGGCCGGCGTGTACGAGGAAATCGCCAAGCGCCTGGTGGCCAAGGTCAACGCCATGAAGGTCGGCGACGGCTTCGAGGACGGCGTGACGCAAGGTCCGCTGATCGATGCCAACGCCATCGAGAAGGTGCAGGAACACATCGCCGACGCCACCGCGCACGGCGCCAAGGTCATCGCCGGCGGCAAGCCGCATGCGCTGGGCGGCACGTTCTTCGAGCCGACCGTGGTGCGCGACGTGACCCAGTCGATGCGCTTCGCGACCGAGGAAACCTTCGGCCCGGTGGCGCCGCTGTTCCGCTTCGAGTCCGAGGAAGAAGTCATCGGCATGGCCAACGACACCATCTTCGGCCTGGCCGCCTACTTCTTCACCCGCGACTACGCCCGCATCTGGCGCGTGTCCGAGGCGCTGGAATACGGCATCGTCGGCATCAACACCGGCCTGATCTCCAACGAAGTCGGCCCCTTCGGCGGCGTCAAGCAGTCCGGCCTGGGCCGCGAAGGCTCCAAGTACGGCATCGAGGAATACCTCGAGATCAAGTACCTCTGCGTTGACCTGGGCGCCTGA